The proteins below come from a single Acetomicrobium sp. S15 = DSM 107314 genomic window:
- a CDS encoding carbon-phosphorus lyase complex subunit PhnI — protein sequence MSYTAIKGGERAIDAAEELVHFFRLKGNSRPLEVRQIMDQMRLAVDQVMGEGSLYAPYHAALALKQAEGDTIEASFLLRAYRSTLERLGYSIVTDISRMLVIRRISAAFKDIPGGQILGPTRDYSLRLLNFDLAEEDSEKAKSFISDFLSKGDGLSTQRLPLRFPKVIEILRAEGLLEKARPRNTKEGSVPDLTREPLTFPAARQIRLQAMARAEKGSIMALAYSTMRGYGNVHPTLGELRVGYVPLVMDNPIRKDIKVTVGWLLVTEAEVITSMDDAQGTPRFTLGYGLCFGQDEIKAISMAVLDRAMQAKEAGAPGEDDEFVLCHIDGIDSSGFTAHWKLPHYVTFQSALDRLRRTQQIKKREEVMPDGTPEYDQPQQV from the coding sequence TTGAGTTATACAGCCATCAAAGGCGGAGAAAGGGCCATCGACGCTGCCGAGGAGCTGGTCCACTTCTTCCGTTTGAAGGGCAACTCACGTCCCCTTGAAGTGAGGCAGATTATGGATCAAATGCGATTGGCTGTGGACCAGGTCATGGGAGAAGGCTCACTTTACGCCCCATATCACGCCGCATTGGCCCTAAAACAGGCCGAGGGAGATACCATCGAGGCCTCGTTTTTATTAAGGGCATACCGCTCGACTCTGGAGCGCTTGGGTTATTCCATCGTAACCGACATAAGCCGCATGTTGGTCATAAGGCGCATATCCGCCGCCTTCAAAGACATCCCAGGCGGCCAAATACTGGGACCAACCCGCGACTACTCCCTGCGCCTCCTAAATTTCGACTTGGCCGAGGAGGACTCCGAAAAAGCAAAAAGCTTCATTAGCGACTTCCTCTCAAAGGGCGATGGACTCTCAACCCAAAGACTGCCGCTGCGCTTCCCCAAGGTGATCGAAATCCTCAGGGCAGAGGGATTATTAGAAAAGGCGCGGCCTCGCAATACGAAAGAAGGATCCGTCCCAGACTTGACCAGGGAGCCGTTGACCTTCCCAGCAGCTCGACAAATCCGCTTGCAGGCCATGGCTCGAGCCGAGAAGGGAAGCATTATGGCTTTAGCCTACAGCACCATGCGAGGTTACGGCAATGTCCACCCGACGTTGGGCGAATTGAGAGTCGGGTATGTTCCCCTCGTAATGGACAATCCGATAAGAAAAGACATAAAGGTGACCGTGGGGTGGTTATTGGTGACCGAAGCGGAGGTGATAACCAGTATGGACGACGCGCAAGGCACGCCGCGCTTCACGCTGGGTTACGGCCTGTGCTTCGGCCAGGACGAGATCAAGGCCATCTCTATGGCCGTTTTAGATCGGGCAATGCAGGCCAAAGAGGCCGGAGCTCCAGGCGAGGATGACGAGTTCGTCCTATGTCACATCGACGGCATAGACTCGTCGGGCTTCACGGCCCATTGGAAGCTTCCCCATTACGTCACCTTCCAATCGGCTTTAGACCGGCTGCGGCGCACACAACAAATCAAGAAAAGAGAGGAGGTCATGCCCGATGGAACTCCAGAATACGACCAGCCGCAACAAGTATAA
- a CDS encoding alpha-D-ribose 1-methylphosphonate 5-phosphate C-P-lyase PhnJ, which translates to MELQNTTSRNKYNFAFLDEGSKREFRRRMLKAVAIPGYQVPFASRELPLAKGWGTGGLQLTMSLIGPDDILKVIDQGCDEVVNAVNIRKLLAKTTGVDTTIDTTEATIIQTRHRIPEEPLREDQILVFQVPYPEPLRLVEPSETKTRQMHAEGDYSRLWVHLYEEIVRWGEVAIGSRYPVMINDRYIMDPSPIPRWDIPKLHMAKTLYLFGAGREKRIYAVPPYTSVKPLEFDDHPFRVEDFTGKRCSLCGSTDTYLDEIIDDVAGERRYMCSDTSYCLKVRQTKEVKV; encoded by the coding sequence ATGGAACTCCAGAATACGACCAGCCGCAACAAGTATAACTTCGCCTTTCTCGACGAAGGCAGTAAGCGCGAATTCAGGCGCCGCATGCTCAAAGCGGTTGCAATACCCGGCTATCAGGTTCCTTTCGCCTCCAGGGAGCTGCCTTTGGCCAAGGGATGGGGAACGGGGGGATTGCAGCTTACCATGTCTCTTATAGGCCCGGACGACATCCTCAAGGTGATAGACCAGGGATGCGACGAAGTAGTAAATGCGGTGAACATTAGAAAGCTCTTGGCAAAGACGACAGGGGTAGACACGACGATAGACACGACGGAGGCGACGATAATCCAGACCCGCCATCGCATTCCCGAAGAACCATTAAGGGAAGACCAGATCTTGGTATTCCAAGTTCCCTACCCTGAGCCACTCAGGCTGGTTGAACCGAGCGAGACTAAAACGAGGCAGATGCATGCGGAGGGAGATTATAGCCGCCTCTGGGTTCACCTATATGAAGAGATCGTTCGCTGGGGCGAGGTCGCCATCGGATCACGATACCCGGTTATGATCAACGACCGCTACATAATGGATCCTTCTCCGATCCCGCGCTGGGACATACCTAAACTTCACATGGCCAAAACGCTCTACCTCTTCGGAGCAGGGAGAGAGAAGCGTATATACGCCGTGCCTCCATATACTTCGGTTAAGCCTCTGGAGTTCGACGATCATCCCTTTAGAGTCGAGGACTTCACAGGAAAACGGTGCTCCCTCTGCGGCAGCACAGATACATACCTGGACGAAATAATCGACGATGTCGCAGGCGAGCGACGATATATGTGCTCCGATACCTCGTATTGCCTGAAAGTCAGACAGACGAAAGAGGTGAAGGTATGA